In the genome of Salinispirillum sp. LH 10-3-1, one region contains:
- a CDS encoding AAA family ATPase, protein MSDLPSYVDYYGLNNDPFDEYAAHPFVPVAGRQKAVDTLLHLLQFSDDVIFIAGPVGSGKSAILEQLIRQLPENIDLVMIEVSESSSDKELLWDVATQFKLTPDRTHSTQRLQLMIQAHCQSLHARGQVPTLAIDDIDELPTEVLASLSPVLHGGLNGEPGLRLVGLAADVGEIRRELSTLGFASGQLIDLPTLRYSDSVNLIQGYFAAGGITSGVPFDNNTLKRLYKLSGGRPGRLLDAVKDFMLVETQRRRRHRGVPWPHMVAGAAIISALVLAVLYQSGSDEPPDTQQFELLASQPPELVSELDAAAVRERLAQAMAEREVITDPVQPEPQGSASAQPAPVQPSPPTPTTGSGTLSEDKLAELTQETAQSTTSTPAPTPAPAPPAATNQNQPFFAPDWLRNANNSRYTLQVLGARQEQNVLEFIAANELAPTQAGYYRTELQGQPWYVLVFGDYSNADSARAAITGLPANLRAAQPWPRPISSVKADLSGQ, encoded by the coding sequence ATGTCTGACCTGCCTTCCTATGTCGACTACTACGGGCTGAATAACGACCCGTTTGACGAATACGCTGCCCATCCCTTTGTGCCCGTGGCAGGGCGACAAAAAGCTGTGGATACCTTGCTGCACTTGTTGCAGTTTTCTGATGACGTGATTTTCATTGCAGGCCCTGTGGGTAGTGGCAAATCCGCAATTTTGGAGCAGCTGATTCGCCAGTTGCCCGAGAACATCGACCTCGTGATGATCGAAGTATCTGAAAGCAGCAGCGACAAGGAGCTGTTGTGGGACGTCGCAACCCAGTTCAAATTGACTCCCGATCGCACACACAGCACCCAACGCTTGCAACTCATGATTCAGGCGCATTGCCAGAGTCTGCATGCCCGCGGTCAGGTACCCACCTTAGCCATTGATGATATCGACGAGTTACCCACCGAAGTGCTGGCCAGTCTCAGTCCGGTACTGCACGGTGGCTTGAATGGCGAACCCGGGCTGCGTTTGGTTGGGTTGGCGGCCGATGTGGGAGAGATTCGTAGGGAGCTATCGACACTTGGTTTTGCTTCTGGGCAATTGATCGACTTACCGACCTTGCGCTATAGCGACAGTGTTAACCTGATTCAGGGTTACTTCGCTGCGGGCGGTATTACCTCCGGTGTTCCTTTCGACAACAACACCCTCAAACGGCTGTATAAGCTGAGTGGTGGCCGTCCGGGTCGACTGTTGGACGCGGTTAAAGATTTTATGCTGGTGGAGACGCAGCGCCGTCGCCGTCATCGTGGTGTACCTTGGCCACACATGGTGGCCGGTGCGGCCATCATCTCCGCGCTCGTGTTGGCGGTGTTGTACCAGTCGGGCAGTGATGAGCCGCCAGATACTCAGCAGTTTGAATTGCTGGCGAGCCAACCACCTGAGCTGGTTTCCGAATTGGATGCAGCCGCGGTACGTGAACGCTTAGCTCAGGCCATGGCTGAGCGAGAGGTGATTACCGATCCTGTGCAGCCGGAGCCACAAGGGTCCGCATCTGCTCAGCCAGCACCCGTACAACCCTCACCACCCACGCCAACGACCGGCAGCGGCACTTTGTCGGAAGATAAGTTGGCGGAGTTAACACAGGAAACTGCGCAAAGTACCACGTCTACACCTGCCCCAACGCCCGCTCCGGCACCACCGGCTGCAACAAACCAGAACCAGCCGTTCTTCGCGCCGGATTGGTTGCGCAATGCCAACAACAGTCGCTATACCCTGCAAGTATTGGGCGCTCGGCAAGAACAAAATGTTTTGGAATTCATCGCTGCCAATGAGCTTGCACCAACCCAGGCGGGCTATTATCGCACGGAGCTGCAGGGTCAACCGTGGTATGTGCTGGTCTTTGGGGATTACAGCAATGCTGACAGCGCCCGGGCCGCCATTACTGGCTTGCCTGCGAATTTGCGTGCGGCACAGCCTTGGCCACGCCCAATCAGTTCCGTAAAAGCGGATCTTTCTGGCCAATAA
- the gltB gene encoding glutamate synthase large subunit: MSEALYRPEEFRDNCGFGLIAHMEGEASHKLLQTAIESLACMTHRGGIAADGKTGDGCGLLLQKPDEFLRAEAQTLFSTALPERYAVGMIFLSQDDTLAAAGITALEESLVNQGLAVHGWREVPLDPSYCGPMALDCLPRIRQVFVSTETLSSEEFAVQLYVARRKAEQAMAHDEDFYICSLAEKVISYKGLVMPVDLPRFYTDLGNSAVKTGIAVFHQRFSTNTAPKWPLAQPFRLLAHNGEINTISGNRNWARARARTFESDTLPNLDDLQPVVNTTGSDSSSLDNMMELMMLGGMDLFRVARTVIPPAWQNFETMDSKLRAFYEFNSMHMEPWDGPAGIVLTDGRYAVCLLDRNGLRPARWVITKNGFITLASEVGVFDYKPEDVVSKGRVGPGRIVAIDTHTGEFLQTEEIDDRLKTAFPYKQWLKEHAVRLQSRLDLAELADGATTSGKTLRSYMKMFQITNEECDDVLTALAEGGQEAVGSMGDDTPMAVLSSRIRPLTDYFRQQFAQVTNPPIDPLREACVMSLETCLGPERNLFRPSPEHAKRLILTSPVLSPLKYQTLLHMEQPEYQHEMIDITYEPSEGLETAIRRVADQAEAAVRSGKVVIILSDRNIAEDRHAIHAVFATGAVHHRLIDTGLRTNANIVLDSGAIRDPHHYAVAIGFGASAIYPYLAYEVIHSDIRKGRLEGHPHELFRNYRKGIDKGLFKIMSKMGISAIASYRGAQLFEAIGLSDEIVNLCFKGVTSRIQGARFEHFETEQHLLNKAAWSDRKPIQQGGHLRYVHGEEYHAYNPDVVKTLQDAVQNGDAARYRDYAALVNDRPVATIRDLLDLKSDRSPIPLKDVEPFESILKRFDSAAMSLGALSPEAHEALAVAMNELGGRSNSGEGGEDPARFGTTKVSKIKQIASGRFGVTPHYLVNADVLQIKIAQGAKPGEGGQLPGGKVNPLIARLRFSVPGVTLISPPPHHDIYSIEDLAQLIYDLKQVNPQALVSVKLVSEPGVGTIAAGVAKAYADLITVSGYDGGTGASPITSIKHAGSPWELGLAETHQTLRGNDLRDRVRLQTDGGMKTGLDVIKGALFGAESFGFGTAPMVALGCKYLRICHLNNCATGVATQDAHLRQEHFRGTVEMVKHYFTFVAEEVREHLAQLGYASLSDIIGRIDLFTPREGQTGKQQGLDLSVLLNYTNIPADKPHQCTWERNKPFDKGEKAEAIVAAVLPAIEAKSGGEFSFQIGNCDRSIGARVSGEIAKRYGNNGMDDAPITLNFTGIAGQSFGVWNAGGLNLIIDGDANDYVGKGMTGGKIVIRPPQGSAFKSVDTSIMGNTCLYGATGGKLFAAGRAGERFAVRNSGVHAVVEGAGDHCCEYMTGGMVAVLGSVGTNFGAGMTGGFAYVLDLENTFQDKYNRELVDVVRVHPESMEEYRHHLTGVIEEFVAETNSDWGKELLEDFDDYVRYFWLVKPKAASVSQLLSNTRARPE, encoded by the coding sequence ATGAGTGAAGCGCTGTATCGCCCAGAAGAGTTTCGTGATAACTGTGGCTTCGGCCTGATCGCGCACATGGAAGGTGAGGCGAGCCATAAATTATTACAAACTGCCATTGAATCCCTTGCCTGTATGACGCACCGTGGCGGTATAGCGGCTGACGGTAAAACCGGTGATGGCTGCGGTTTGTTGCTGCAAAAGCCGGACGAGTTTCTGCGTGCTGAAGCCCAGACACTGTTCAGCACTGCCCTGCCAGAGCGCTATGCCGTAGGAATGATTTTCTTGAGCCAGGACGACACCTTGGCCGCTGCAGGCATTACGGCGCTTGAGGAGTCGCTGGTTAACCAAGGTTTGGCCGTGCACGGCTGGCGCGAAGTACCACTCGACCCTTCGTACTGTGGCCCCATGGCGTTGGATTGCTTGCCGCGTATTCGTCAGGTGTTTGTTTCCACTGAGACGCTGAGCAGCGAAGAATTCGCTGTCCAGTTGTACGTCGCCCGCCGTAAAGCTGAGCAAGCCATGGCGCACGATGAAGACTTCTATATCTGCTCGTTGGCCGAGAAAGTCATTTCTTACAAAGGCTTGGTGATGCCGGTCGACCTGCCGCGCTTCTACACCGACTTGGGTAACAGCGCGGTTAAAACCGGCATTGCGGTTTTCCACCAGCGCTTTTCCACCAACACTGCGCCTAAGTGGCCATTGGCCCAGCCGTTCCGTTTGTTGGCGCACAACGGTGAGATCAACACCATTTCCGGTAACCGTAACTGGGCCCGTGCGCGGGCGCGCACGTTCGAAAGCGACACCTTGCCCAATTTGGACGACTTGCAACCGGTTGTGAACACCACTGGCTCAGACTCCTCCAGCCTCGACAACATGATGGAACTCATGATGTTGGGCGGTATGGACCTGTTCCGCGTGGCACGTACAGTTATACCTCCGGCGTGGCAAAACTTCGAAACCATGGACTCCAAGCTCCGTGCGTTCTATGAATTCAACTCCATGCACATGGAGCCGTGGGACGGCCCGGCTGGTATCGTATTGACCGACGGCCGCTACGCGGTGTGTTTGCTCGACCGCAACGGTTTGCGTCCGGCGCGCTGGGTCATCACCAAGAACGGATTTATTACCCTGGCGTCAGAAGTGGGTGTATTCGACTACAAGCCTGAAGACGTCGTATCCAAAGGCCGCGTTGGTCCCGGTCGTATTGTGGCGATTGATACGCACACCGGCGAATTCTTGCAGACCGAAGAAATCGACGACCGTCTGAAAACAGCCTTCCCGTACAAGCAATGGCTGAAAGAGCACGCCGTGCGCTTGCAGTCGCGTTTGGACTTGGCCGAACTGGCTGACGGGGCAACGACGTCCGGTAAAACGCTGCGCTCGTACATGAAGATGTTCCAGATCACCAATGAAGAGTGTGACGACGTATTAACCGCGCTGGCCGAAGGCGGGCAAGAAGCCGTGGGTTCCATGGGCGACGACACGCCAATGGCGGTGCTGTCGAGTCGCATTCGCCCCTTGACCGACTACTTCCGGCAACAGTTTGCGCAGGTAACCAACCCACCCATCGACCCACTGCGCGAAGCCTGTGTCATGTCGTTGGAAACCTGTTTGGGGCCAGAACGTAACCTGTTTCGCCCGTCGCCTGAGCACGCTAAACGCCTGATCTTGACCTCTCCGGTATTGTCGCCGTTGAAGTATCAGACGCTGCTGCATATGGAGCAGCCGGAATACCAACATGAAATGATCGATATCACCTATGAGCCGAGTGAAGGCCTGGAAACAGCCATTCGTCGAGTAGCCGACCAGGCCGAAGCGGCAGTGCGCTCGGGTAAAGTCGTGATCATCTTGTCAGATCGAAATATTGCCGAAGACCGTCACGCCATTCACGCCGTATTCGCGACGGGTGCCGTGCATCACCGCTTGATCGACACTGGCTTGCGTACCAATGCCAACATCGTGCTCGACAGCGGCGCGATTCGTGACCCACATCATTACGCGGTCGCCATTGGCTTTGGTGCCTCGGCCATCTACCCGTATTTAGCCTACGAAGTCATTCACTCGGACATTCGCAAGGGTCGTCTGGAAGGGCATCCGCACGAGTTATTCCGTAATTACCGCAAAGGCATCGACAAGGGTCTGTTTAAGATCATGTCGAAAATGGGTATTTCCGCCATTGCTTCTTATCGCGGCGCACAGTTGTTCGAGGCCATTGGCTTGTCGGATGAGATCGTCAACCTGTGCTTCAAGGGTGTAACCAGTCGTATTCAAGGCGCGCGTTTTGAGCACTTTGAAACAGAACAGCACCTGCTGAACAAGGCCGCATGGTCTGACCGTAAGCCCATTCAACAAGGTGGTCACCTGCGCTATGTGCACGGCGAGGAATACCACGCCTATAACCCGGATGTGGTGAAGACGCTACAGGATGCCGTACAGAATGGCGACGCGGCGCGTTATCGTGACTACGCCGCTTTGGTCAATGACCGCCCGGTCGCCACCATCCGTGACCTGTTGGATCTGAAATCCGACCGTAGCCCGATTCCGTTAAAAGACGTTGAGCCGTTCGAAAGCATTCTGAAGCGCTTTGATTCTGCGGCTATGTCGCTGGGAGCCTTGTCTCCGGAAGCGCATGAAGCCCTCGCGGTCGCAATGAACGAACTGGGTGGTCGTTCCAACAGCGGTGAGGGTGGTGAAGACCCCGCGCGTTTTGGCACCACCAAGGTATCTAAGATCAAGCAGATCGCTTCAGGTCGCTTCGGTGTGACGCCGCATTATCTGGTGAATGCCGATGTGCTGCAGATCAAAATTGCCCAAGGTGCTAAGCCCGGTGAAGGCGGCCAGTTGCCCGGCGGTAAGGTCAATCCGCTGATCGCACGGTTACGCTTTTCGGTGCCGGGCGTGACCCTGATTTCGCCACCACCGCACCACGATATCTATTCTATCGAAGACCTGGCGCAGTTGATTTATGACTTGAAACAGGTGAACCCGCAGGCCTTGGTCTCGGTGAAACTGGTCTCCGAGCCCGGTGTGGGCACCATCGCGGCCGGTGTGGCGAAAGCCTACGCCGACCTGATCACCGTATCGGGTTACGACGGCGGTACCGGTGCATCACCGATCACCTCGATCAAGCACGCCGGTTCCCCGTGGGAGCTGGGTCTGGCGGAAACGCATCAAACCTTGCGCGGCAACGACCTGCGTGACCGTGTGCGCTTGCAGACTGACGGTGGTATGAAGACCGGCCTTGACGTCATTAAGGGTGCCTTGTTCGGTGCGGAAAGCTTCGGTTTTGGTACGGCGCCCATGGTGGCCTTGGGTTGTAAGTACCTGCGTATTTGCCACCTGAACAACTGTGCGACCGGTGTCGCCACGCAGGACGCTCATCTGCGTCAAGAGCATTTCCGTGGCACCGTCGAAATGGTGAAGCACTACTTCACCTTCGTAGCCGAAGAGGTGCGCGAGCATCTGGCCCAACTGGGTTATGCCAGCCTGAGCGACATCATCGGTCGTATTGATCTGTTCACCCCGCGTGAAGGGCAGACCGGCAAGCAGCAAGGGCTGGATCTGAGCGTCTTGCTGAACTACACGAACATTCCGGCGGATAAGCCGCACCAGTGTACGTGGGAGCGCAACAAGCCGTTTGATAAAGGCGAAAAGGCCGAAGCAATTGTGGCGGCCGTATTGCCCGCGATTGAAGCCAAGTCCGGCGGTGAGTTCAGTTTCCAAATCGGCAACTGCGACCGCTCCATTGGCGCGCGCGTCAGTGGTGAAATCGCCAAGCGTTATGGCAACAACGGCATGGACGACGCGCCCATCACCTTGAACTTTACTGGTATTGCCGGGCAGAGCTTCGGGGTGTGGAACGCGGGCGGTTTGAACCTGATCATCGACGGTGACGCTAACGATTACGTGGGTAAGGGCATGACGGGCGGCAAGATCGTCATTCGTCCGCCGCAAGGTTCCGCGTTCAAGTCGGTGGACACATCCATTATGGGTAACACCTGCTTGTACGGCGCAACGGGCGGTAAGCTATTTGCGGCGGGTCGAGCCGGTGAGCGGTTCGCGGTACGTAACTCCGGTGTGCACGCGGTGGTAGAAGGCGCCGGTGATCACTGCTGCGAATACATGACCGGCGGTATGGTCGCTGTACTCGGATCAGTGGGTACTAACTTCGGTGCCGGCATGACCGGTGGTTTCGCCTACGTACTGGACTTGGAAAACACCTTCCAAGACAAGTACAACCGTGAACTGGTTGATGTGGTTCGCGTGCACCCCGAAAGCATGGAAGAGTATCGTCACCATTTGACGGGTGTGATTGAAGAATTCGTTGCCGAAACGAACAGCGACTGGGGTAAAGAGTTGCTGGAAGACTTCGACGACTACGTTCGTTACTTCTGGCTGGTGAAGCCGAAAGCGGCCAGTGTGTCGCAGTTATTGTCCAACACGCGCGCGCGTCCGGAGTAA